In Mercenaria mercenaria strain notata unplaced genomic scaffold, MADL_Memer_1 contig_3600, whole genome shotgun sequence, a single window of DNA contains:
- the LOC128553222 gene encoding uncharacterized protein LOC128553222: protein MGKKSKKSKGSPQDKESGVKRTAMASGMQSPSVTCGPGASVVYQSPNGHYQTNNSTFSTPQASLNFVSPQSFSYMQALNNGSPNMQNMQSIQPMQPWPISSGNMNGVSTDQFSSMIQRLDSIDKKLSQLDSIKNTVDKIRGRLDKVDQKVNSMETKINDLERSREYDSSSMADIEKKQKEIDSLLSKLKVLEHQQTEQERSMKADITDLKCRNMRDNLLFFGIPEVKGESDSDCVEKVLDLIENKLEIENAKSSIKLHRAHRIGKFDNAKTRPIVAKFVYYPEREKVRLSANKLERPYGISQQFPQEVMSSRRRLIPIMLEARKQGKEAYIKVDKLYIDGRLHRESEDGSVK, encoded by the coding sequence AtgggaaaaaaaagtaaaaaaagtaaagGCTCACCACAGGACAAAGAAAGTGGAGTAAAACGGACAGCAATGGCGAGCGGAATGCAATCACCCAGTGTGACCTGTGGACCTGGCGCTTCCGTGGTGTATCAGTCGCCAAACGGACATTATCAAACAAACAATTCTACATTTTCAACTCCACAGGcaagtttgaattttgtttctCCGCAGTCGTTTTCATATATGCAAGCTTTGAATAATGGATCACCAAATATGCAAAACATGCAGTCAATACAACCTATGCAGCCGTGGCCTATTTCTTCGGGCAATATGAATGGAGTGTCTACTGACCAGTTTTCATCAATGATACAAAGGCTTGACAGTATAGACAAAAAGTTGTCTCAGTTAGACTCTATCAAAAATACCGTTGACAAAATAAGGGGTCGTCTTGATAAGGTAGATCAGAAGGTCAATTCTATGGAGACGAAAATAAACGATCTGGAGCGTAGCCGGGAGTATGATTCGTCAAGTATGGCAGatatagaaaagaaacaaaaagaaatcgaTTCTTTGCTGTCAAAACTAAAAGTCCTAGAGCACCAACAAACAGAGCAGGAGCGATCTATGAAAGCGGATATTACGGacctaaaatgtcgaaatatgcGGGATAACCTGCTCTTCTTTGGAATACCGGAAGTGAAAGGCGAAAGCGATTCAGATTGTGTGGAGAAAGTGCTTGATTTAATcgaaaataaacttgaaatagaAAACGCAAAATCAAGCATTAAGTTGCACCGTGCTCATAGAATTGGGAAATTTGATAACGCCAAAACACGTCCGATCGTGGCGAAATTTGTATACTATCCTGAGAGAGAGAAGGTACGACTTAGTGCTAATAAACTGGAAAGGCCTTATGGCATAAGTCAGCAATTTCCCCAGGAAGTCATGTCCAGTAGACGGCGGTTAATTCCTATCATGTTGGAAGCCAGGAAACAGGGAAAGGAGGCATATATAAAGGTggataaactttatattgacggTCGTTTGCACAGGGAGAGCGAGGATGGTAGCGTGAAGTAG